A genome region from Gossypium hirsutum isolate 1008001.06 chromosome A04, Gossypium_hirsutum_v2.1, whole genome shotgun sequence includes the following:
- the LOC107932777 gene encoding dihydrolipoyllysine-residue succinyltransferase component of 2-oxoglutarate dehydrogenase complex 2, mitochondrial: MLGALRRKVASGRSSASILGKSLQAIRPGVSASRVSSNAGEEMLSVQLRGIAHVRNFSHLVLPGCSAGLTKTRDAICIIQPEAIMQTSCRAFSSGDGDLVDAVVPFMGESISDGTLATFLKKPGDRVKADEPIAQIETDKVTIDVVSPQDGVIQEYVAKEGETVEPGTRVAVISKSAEGVAAAAPTEKKSEKAASEPSPAEAVKEDKPKAKVEASAAAAKPKAPSPPPPKRTASEPVLPPKERERRVPMTRLRKRVATRLKDSQNTFAMLTTFNEVDMTNLMKLRSDYKDAFVEKHGVKLGFMSGFVKATVSALQHQPIVNAVIDGDDIIYRDYIDISIAVGTSKGLVVPVVRDADKMNFAEIEKTINNLAKKANDGTISIDEMAGGSFTISNGGVYGSLLSTPIINPPQSAILGMHSIVSRPMVVGGTVLPRPMMYIALTYDHRLIDGREAVFFLRRIKDVVEDPCRLLLDV, from the exons ATGTTGGGCGCTTTAAGGAGAAAAGTTGCGAGCGGACGCTCATCAGCTTCG ataTTAGGAAAGTCATTACAGGCGATTCGGCCTGGTGTTTCGGCTTCCAGAGTTTCTTCTAATGCTGGAGAAGAG ATGCTATCAGTTCAACTGAGAGGGATCGCTCATGTTCGGAACTTCTCTCATCTTGTTCTGCCTG GATGTTCTGCTGGTTTAACAAAAACAAG AGATGCCATTTGTATCATCCAACCGGAGGCTATCATGCAAACATCATGCAGGGCTTTCTCTTCTGGAGATG GGGATCTCGTTGATGCTGTTGTCCCATTTATGGGAGAATCAATCAGTGACGGAACTTTGGCAACATTCTTGAAAA AACCAGGTGATAGAGTAAAAGCGGATGAACCGATTGCTCAAATAGAAACAGATAAG GTAACAATTGATGTTGTCAGCCCCCAAGATGGTGTGATACAAGAG TATGTAGCCAAGGAAGGAGAAACTGTGGAACCAGGTACTAGGGTTGCTGTCATTTCAAAGTCTGCTGAGGGGGTAGCAGCTGCTGCTCCCACTGAAAAGAAATCCGAAAAAGCTGCTTCTGAGCCATCTCCTGCTGAAGCTGTAAAGGAGGATAAGCCAAAAGCTAAAGTTGAAGCTTCTGCTGCTGCGGCGAAGCCTAAAGCCCCTTCTCCACCACCTCCAAAACGAACAGCTTCTGAACCTGTACTTCCACCCAAGGAAAGGGAAAGAAGG GTTCCTATGACAAGGCTTAGGAAACGAGTTGCTACACGATTGAAAGATTCTCAAAATACTTTTGCAATGTTGACAACGTTCAATGAAGTTGACAT GACTAATTTGATGAAGCTCCGCTCCGATTACAAGGATGCATTTGTTGAGAAACATGGTGTCAAGTTGGGATTTATGTCAGGATTTGTTAAA GCCACTGTTAGTGCACTTCAGCATCAGCCTATTGTAAATGCCGTAATTGACGGGGATGATATTATTTATCGAGATTATATAGATATCAGCATTGCTGTTGGAACTTCTAAG GGACTTGTCGTTCCAGTTGTCCGTGATGCTGATAAGATGAATTTTGCTGAGATAGAGAAGACAATCAACAATCTTGCAAAGAAGGCAAATGATGGGACCATATCAATTGATGAAATGGCTGGAGGCTCGTTTACAATATCCAATGGCGGTGTTTATGGAAGTCTATTGAGTACCCCCATTATCAACCCTCCTCAG TCGGCGATCTTAGGTATGCACTCGATAGTGTCCCGACCGATGGTTGTTGGAGGTACTGTACTCCCAAGACCGATGATGTACATTGCACTCACTTATGACCATAGGTTGATCGATGGAAGAGAGGCTGTCTTCTTCTTGCGTCGTATCAAGGACGTCGTTGAAGACCCTTGCAGGCTGCTACTCGATGTATGA
- the LOC107932713 gene encoding uncharacterized protein, protein MAAPSFVSKARTAFNSAAAKAERVFTDFKSDFDSDKLLPKEFKNESLTNEGESKSFDEVKNSRWRPSNLGTKQEWQERFRNLRIGRKGVEDTEKVEISIMAVPFYDENIYLLNMKNDTEAKLLEAIPSVDVLNTTNTNSIPPTSVLKQLAVAIEAGKNFKTVKDLLASFGNSSPSKEKAGLSFSTVKSLVIREKEDKVASGFGDDKKVLALINSLFDADGKFLQRKLVSDSNTCTPKIPFIKDIHGAPPHGFVVKLSEVIGSFRSLHKMALFWCRVVIELRRFWSEEKHLPGIPVNEIPDLNSCLLYQQLQVINCCLSRKRQHYIATESFDSEMMEAGSNVKESDVSKGTVSAGSPLYARLKTGELVLRQGANQLIENLAMLETGEPIYSPITQEGPLLTEDLIRETEELVLRTGSVGAGCSRLLSDMQAFKAANPGCALEDFVRWHSPPDWIEAEPSDKVPGARGQLSSRMQKGGNLWRELWETSKPVPAIKQTPLYDEDLAVDGILNFFENIPISELFQQLFLALLSLGFVLAEDKLSANENLSKLFHECKDYVVATCQRNTWNDKVDDLCQVYETVETMLVSPEEVLKAIKQADETPTQENESPTRGELKLRFLRLGLNFGNKDKQQKKTPTTTKEPKKNSDENPSRPFASFFDTKSSLFAKMSPKAKNLPHVDKPPAIDESKLTVA, encoded by the exons ATGGCAGCTCCTTCATTTGTCTCCAAAGCAAGAACCGCTTTCAACTCTGCAGCTGCCAAAGCCGAGCGAGTTTTCACTGATTTTAAATCcgattttg ATTCTGATAAGTTATTGCCGAAGGAATTCAAAAACGAATCTCTTACGAACGAAGGCGAGTCTAAg AGTTTTGACGAGGTAAAGAATTCTAGGTGGAGACCCTCAAATTTAGGGACAAAGCAAGAATGGCAGGAAAGGTTTAGGAATTTACGGATAGGGAGAAAAGGCGTTGAAGACACCGAGAAAGTTGAAATTTCTATAATGGCTGTTCCATTCTATGATGAAAACATATATTTGCTCAACATGAAGAATGACACGGAAGCAAAG CTTTTAGAAGCAATACCTTCTGTAGATGTTTTAAATACCACCAACACGAATAGCATTCCTCCAACATCTGTACTCAAACAATTGGCTGTAGCTATTGA GGCTGGAAAAAATTTTAAGACGGTGAAAGATCTTTTGGCATCTTTTGGAAATTCTTCACCAAGTAAGGAAAAGGCAGGCTTGAGCTTCTCTACAGTCAAGTCGTTAGTTATTCGTGAGAAAGAGGATAAAGTTGCATCTGGCTTTGGTGATGACAAGAAAGTCCTTGCTTTGATTAATTCACTGTTTGATGCAG ATGGAAAATTCCTCCAACGGAAGCTTGTATCTGATTCAAACACATGTACACCAAAGATACCTTTTATTAAAGACATTCATGGTGCTCCTCCACATGGCTTTGTTGTTAAGCTTTCTGAAGTCATTGGAAGCTTTAGATCCCTTCACAAGATGGCACTCTTTTGGTGCAGAGTTGTTATCGAA CTCAGAAGATTTTGGTCTGAAGAAAAACATCTGCCAGGCATTCCTGTGAATGAGATTCCAGATCTAAATTCATGTCTTCTATATCAACAATTACAGGTTATTAACTGTTGTCTATCAAGAAAAAGACAACATTATATTGCCACTGAATCATTTGATTCAGAAATGATGGAAGCTGGTTCAAATGTTAAAGAATCAGATGTTTCTAAGGGCACAGTGTCTGCTGGCTCTCCGTTGTATGCTCGACTTAAGACTGGAGAACTTGTTCTTCGGCAGGGAGCTAATCAACTGATTGAAAACTTGGCAATGTTGGAAACTGGTGAACCTATATACTCACCTATTACCCAG GAAGGACCTTTGCTTACAGAAGATCTTATCAGGGAAACGGAGGAATTAGTGCTTCGTACTGGGAG TGTTGGCGCTGGGTGCTCTCGGCTACTCTCTGACATGCAGGCTTTCAAG GCTGCAAATCCTGGCTGTGCTTTAGAAGATTTTGTTAGATGGCACTCTCCTCCTGATTGGATTGAAGCTGAGCCAAGCGATAAGGTTCCGGGTGCAAGAGGTCAACTAAGTAGTAGAATGCAGAaaggag GTAATTTGTGGCGTGAACTATGGGAGACATCCAAACCCGTACCGGCTATTAAACAAACACCTCTCTATGATGAGGATTTGGCTGT GGATGGAATTCTGAATTTCTTCGAGAACATTCCCATTTCTGAGCTTTTTCAACAATTGTTTCTTGCGCTT CTCAGTTTGGGATTTGTATTAGCAGAGGACAAACTCTCTGCTAACGAAAACTTGTCAAAGCTGTTTCATGAGTGCAAAGACTATGTTGTTGCAACTTGCCAGAGAAATACCTGGAACGATAAAGTGGACGATCTTTGCCAG GTATACGAAACTGTGGAAACAATGTTAGTGTCTCCCGAAGAAGTCTTAAAGGCAATAAAGCAGGCGGATGAGACACCAACACAAGAAAATGAAAGCCCCACCCGGGGTGAGCTAAAACTTCGATTTCTGAGGCTCGGACTCAATTTTGGTAACAAGGATAAACAGCAGAAAAAAACACCGACGACGACAAAAGAACCTAAGAAGAATTCAGACGAGAATCCTTCTCGTCCATTCGCTAGCTTTTTCGATACCAAGTCATCTTTATTTGCAAAGATGTCACCTAAAGCTAAGAATCTCCCACATGTTGACAAACCTCCAGCCATAGATGAAAGTAAATTGACGGTGGCTTGA
- the LOC107932734 gene encoding glycine-rich protein 5, whose amino-acid sequence MVCYKLLVVLFVGAFVICSSTSSSARMPTGGFEDEKTLFHRRPRFGGGLGGGDGFGGGAGAGSGGGLGGGFGGGIGGGAGFGFGAGGGFVGGGGAGAGNGFGGGAGGGSGLGGFP is encoded by the coding sequence ATGGTGTGCTATAAGCTTCTTGTTGTTTTGTTTGTTGGTGCATTTGTGATTTGCAGTAGTACTAGTAGTAGTGCCAGGATGCCTACGGGTGGGTTTGAAGATGAGAAAACACTGTTTCATCGTCGTCCGAGATTCGGTGGTGGTTTAGGAGGTGGAGATGGATTTGGTGGGGGTGCTGGTGCTGGAAGTGGTGGTGGATTAGGTGGAGGATTTGGAGGTGGAATAGGTGGGGGTGCTGGATTTGGGTTTGGAGCTGGTGGTGGGTTCGTTGGTGGTGGTGGAGCTGGTGCCGGTAATGGGTTTGGTGGAGGAGCTGGCGGAGGTAGTGGGTTAGGAGGTTTCCCTTGA